A window from Leuconostoc mesenteroides subsp. mesenteroides encodes these proteins:
- a CDS encoding bifunctional metallophosphatase/5'-nucleotidase translates to MKHFKIYYTSDVHGYLWPTDYIQKTEQNQGLINVAENYKKDGNTLIIDGGDMYQGSPLMQYLKKNDEDDVVSAMMNMAGYDYVTLGNHDFNDGFDVLKERLSHLNATVIAENVTDEQGNSLYPAQIKTLADGTKVGLIGLVTDYINIWEDPTHLAGVKIESPLIKAIKTIEHLREKTDIVIGIYHGGFERDLATGKVVSHTTENIAWQLTEKLDLDILLTAHQHAAVEPQYINDTLTLQLRNQATSYAEIDGEFTDNAWHFSARINSAGEKSNADMKSVLQPINNKVEEWLDQPLARLSNPVAIEKPINLAQYGNDFLRLVAKVQLMASSAQITLQGLNNNPAYLPQEMTLRSILQNYPFDNSLVVKRVSGKNLRSALEHTARYFVIHDGQLAVNPDWLSPKVEHYNYDLVYGLTYTINVNHPFGKRITEFKYNGRDIADTDEFTVAMNNYRAVGGGDFPEYEKSETIWSGDQSVQDMIISYISQHRDLPAAPKLQLNVIY, encoded by the coding sequence ATGAAACATTTTAAAATATACTATACTTCTGATGTACATGGTTATTTGTGGCCAACCGACTATATCCAGAAGACAGAACAAAATCAGGGCCTAATCAACGTTGCTGAAAATTACAAAAAAGATGGCAATACGCTTATTATTGACGGTGGCGATATGTATCAAGGATCACCACTTATGCAATATTTAAAAAAGAATGATGAAGACGATGTTGTTTCAGCTATGATGAACATGGCGGGTTATGATTATGTTACGCTGGGAAACCACGATTTTAATGATGGTTTTGATGTTTTGAAGGAAAGATTATCACATTTGAATGCCACGGTAATTGCAGAAAATGTCACTGATGAACAGGGGAATTCGTTGTATCCTGCTCAAATCAAAACATTAGCTGATGGTACAAAAGTTGGTCTGATCGGACTAGTCACGGACTATATTAATATTTGGGAAGATCCTACACACTTGGCGGGCGTTAAAATTGAGTCACCGCTAATAAAAGCAATTAAAACAATCGAACATTTAAGAGAAAAAACTGATATTGTGATTGGCATTTATCATGGTGGTTTTGAACGTGATTTAGCTACTGGAAAGGTAGTGAGTCATACAACAGAAAACATTGCGTGGCAACTAACTGAAAAATTGGATTTGGATATTTTGTTAACAGCACATCAACATGCTGCAGTTGAACCACAATATATTAATGACACCCTAACGCTACAATTACGTAATCAAGCGACATCTTATGCTGAAATTGATGGAGAATTTACTGACAATGCGTGGCATTTTTCAGCACGAATAAATTCTGCAGGAGAAAAAAGTAATGCTGATATGAAATCAGTATTACAACCAATCAATAACAAAGTAGAAGAATGGTTAGACCAGCCATTAGCTAGGTTGTCTAATCCTGTAGCTATCGAAAAGCCAATTAACCTAGCCCAATATGGCAATGATTTTTTACGTTTGGTTGCAAAGGTTCAGTTAATGGCTTCGAGTGCTCAAATAACATTGCAGGGACTGAATAATAATCCTGCATATTTACCTCAGGAAATGACATTACGATCAATTTTGCAAAATTATCCATTTGATAATAGCTTAGTGGTTAAGCGGGTTAGTGGTAAAAATTTACGATCAGCTTTGGAGCATACTGCTCGTTATTTTGTGATACACGATGGACAATTAGCAGTGAACCCCGATTGGTTAAGTCCCAAGGTTGAACATTATAACTACGATTTAGTTTATGGTTTAACATATACGATTAATGTTAACCATCCATTTGGAAAGCGTATTACTGAATTTAAATATAATGGTCGAGATATTGCAGACACTGACGAATTTACTGTAGCCATGAATAATTACAGAGCAGTGGGTGGTGGAGATTTCCCAGAATATGAGAAATCGGAAACAATCTGGTCAGGAGATCAGTCAGTTCAAGACATGATTATATCTTATATTAGTCAACATAGGGATTTACCAGCGGCACCTAAACTACAGTTAAATGTTATATATTAG
- a CDS encoding DHA2 family efflux MFS transporter permease subunit has translation MNITKKQKTILVILVIGTFLGFLNQTLMNVALPDIMRDFHISTDLGQWMTNGYMLVNGVMVPLTAFLIQRLTTRTLYLTAAGLFAAGTIIAGFAPTFDILIIGRMIQALGAGVFGPLMNVIVMNLFSPDERGSAMGTIGLALNFAPALGPSLSGLVVTNLSWRFLFYLVAPLIIANFILAYFLLQNIGQQKKLKFDFIGVVLSSIGLGSLLYGFSNAGATPWNEFTVWGFVLIGIIVTSLFIWHQFTTKTPLLNMSVFKYRQFNVAVLINVVLMIAMYGGALMLPLYMQNVRGTTAFQSGLVLFPGALVTAFLSPWSGRLYDRYGAKYLTLVGIMITALGTFILASLTLTTSLWLAVIGQFIRQLGLVLVLMPIQTEAFNALPLTLIPDGSAMFTTIRQLAASFGTAALVTIMTKSALNYGHKHAHLSAEIVDLHGVQVTFLTAAFLMLVAASLTSLLKLKTRAT, from the coding sequence TTGAATATAACAAAAAAGCAAAAAACAATCTTAGTCATATTAGTGATTGGTACCTTTTTAGGCTTTTTAAATCAAACATTAATGAATGTTGCCTTACCAGATATCATGCGTGACTTTCATATTTCCACAGATTTAGGCCAATGGATGACAAATGGCTACATGTTAGTCAATGGGGTGATGGTTCCGTTAACAGCTTTCCTGATTCAACGCCTAACAACTCGTACATTGTACTTGACCGCTGCCGGACTGTTTGCCGCAGGAACAATCATCGCTGGATTTGCGCCAACATTTGATATCCTCATTATCGGGCGAATGATTCAAGCCTTGGGCGCTGGTGTATTTGGCCCCTTAATGAACGTCATTGTCATGAACTTATTCTCGCCCGATGAACGTGGATCTGCCATGGGAACAATTGGTTTGGCGCTTAACTTTGCTCCTGCTTTAGGCCCTAGCTTGTCAGGGCTAGTCGTTACTAATTTAAGTTGGCGCTTCCTATTCTACCTTGTCGCACCATTAATTATCGCGAACTTCATCTTGGCTTATTTCTTACTACAAAATATCGGGCAACAAAAGAAGTTGAAATTCGATTTTATCGGCGTTGTTTTGTCAAGCATTGGCCTTGGATCATTACTTTACGGATTTTCTAATGCAGGGGCAACCCCTTGGAATGAATTTACTGTGTGGGGATTTGTATTAATAGGTATTATTGTTACCAGTTTATTCATTTGGCACCAGTTTACAACCAAAACACCCCTGTTAAACATGTCTGTATTTAAATATCGACAATTTAATGTTGCTGTTTTAATTAATGTTGTTTTGATGATTGCTATGTATGGCGGTGCACTGATGCTACCCCTTTATATGCAGAATGTACGTGGTACCACAGCTTTCCAATCAGGTCTAGTGTTGTTCCCTGGCGCCTTGGTGACCGCATTTTTATCACCATGGAGTGGTCGTTTATACGATCGTTACGGTGCTAAGTACTTAACATTAGTTGGTATTATGATTACAGCACTTGGTACTTTTATTTTAGCTTCGCTAACATTAACAACCTCACTTTGGCTCGCTGTTATTGGGCAGTTTATCCGTCAACTTGGACTCGTATTGGTCCTAATGCCAATTCAAACAGAGGCCTTCAATGCATTACCTTTAACACTTATTCCTGATGGATCTGCTATGTTTACCACAATCAGACAACTCGCAGCATCATTTGGTACAGCCGCTTTGGTGACAATTATGACAAAAAGTGCACTTAACTACGGTCATAAACATGCACACCTCAGTGCTGAAATAGTTGATTTGCATGGTGTACAAGTAACCTTTTTAACTGCTGCATTCTTAATGTTAGTTGCAGCAAGTTTGACTAGCCTACTAAAACTTAAAACAAGAGCCACATAA
- the phnC gene encoding phosphonate ABC transporter ATP-binding protein, whose amino-acid sequence MIKFEHVSKVYPNGVKGLQDINLEIKDGEFVGIIGMSGAGKSTFIRTINRLNSITEGKLTVDNIEISHLKGKELRRFRRKVGMIFQSYNLVPRISVIRNVMSSLVPDMPMWRVALGLFSKEDKIRALEALDRVSMLDKSFVRTDQLSGGQQQRVSLARTLAQNPSVLLADEPVAALDPVTAREVMDDFKRINEELGQTVLINIHHVDLALDYAQRIIGIQAGRVVYDGPVAGVTQEILDQIYTKSEGENNEVV is encoded by the coding sequence ATGATTAAATTTGAACATGTTTCAAAAGTTTATCCCAACGGTGTGAAGGGGTTACAAGATATTAATTTAGAGATTAAAGACGGAGAATTTGTTGGAATTATTGGTATGTCTGGCGCTGGAAAGTCAACCTTTATTCGCACAATTAATCGTTTGAATAGTATTACTGAAGGTAAGTTGACAGTTGACAATATAGAAATTTCACACTTGAAAGGCAAGGAATTACGTCGTTTTCGTCGTAAAGTAGGTATGATTTTTCAATCATACAATCTGGTACCACGTATCAGTGTTATCCGAAATGTAATGAGTTCTTTAGTACCAGATATGCCCATGTGGCGAGTTGCTTTGGGATTGTTTTCCAAAGAAGATAAGATTCGCGCTTTAGAAGCATTGGACCGTGTTTCAATGCTAGACAAATCGTTTGTTAGGACCGACCAATTATCTGGTGGGCAACAACAACGTGTCTCGTTGGCACGTACATTAGCGCAAAATCCCTCGGTACTACTTGCTGATGAGCCAGTAGCAGCTTTAGACCCGGTAACAGCACGTGAAGTAATGGATGACTTCAAGCGTATCAACGAAGAATTAGGCCAAACAGTTCTCATTAATATTCATCATGTTGATCTAGCTTTAGATTATGCGCAAAGAATTATTGGCATTCAAGCTGGGCGTGTTGTTTATGACGGGCCAGTAGCAGGCGTTACGCAAGAAATATTAGATCAGATTTATACAAAAAGTGAAGGTGAAAATAATGAGGTGGTATGA
- a CDS encoding NADH-dependent flavin oxidoreductase, whose product MQINYDFLDSYTFKNKQITIRNHVVMAPTTLKSSLEDGSVSDNELKYYQMRANGPGMIIVEAAYVNELGKGWEGGLSAADDDKITGLSKLASVIHSGGAKAILQLFAAGRQSDQTILRGKQNVSASSQPYPHGNHETPRELKHEEISQTIEDFAAATKRAILAGFDGVELHGANLYLLQQFFSPESNRRQDIWGGTLEKRMRFGLAVTAKVADTIDKYAERPFLMGYRQSPEESTTPGITLSDSLAFVKRLVALPIDYLHLSLKDAFQKPFRDAKAAKKITAYYTEVLPNDVPLMVAGLIKQPMQVESLLDEGVTFAAMGRALIADPNWVQKVKLNDEKSIRYAVSPADFDLLGVPQPLKKWLLTRFKNGFPITTDIEFDPKAPWKYYKSTPIQPRKQIDPTKLMTLKKKG is encoded by the coding sequence ATGCAAATAAATTACGATTTTTTAGATTCATATACATTTAAAAATAAACAAATAACAATCCGTAACCATGTCGTTATGGCACCAACTACGCTAAAAAGTTCTCTGGAAGATGGTAGTGTATCAGATAACGAACTGAAATACTATCAAATGCGGGCAAATGGTCCAGGAATGATTATCGTTGAAGCAGCGTACGTTAATGAGCTCGGAAAAGGCTGGGAAGGAGGGCTTTCAGCTGCGGATGACGATAAAATCACGGGATTGTCGAAGTTAGCTAGTGTAATTCATTCAGGTGGCGCTAAGGCTATTCTGCAGCTATTTGCAGCTGGTCGACAGTCAGACCAAACAATTTTGCGTGGTAAACAAAATGTTTCAGCTTCTTCTCAACCTTACCCTCACGGTAACCATGAAACGCCTCGTGAGCTTAAGCATGAAGAGATTTCGCAAACCATTGAGGATTTCGCAGCAGCAACAAAACGAGCTATATTAGCTGGATTCGATGGTGTTGAATTGCATGGTGCGAATTTGTATTTATTACAACAGTTCTTTTCACCAGAAAGTAATAGACGCCAAGATATTTGGGGTGGGACTTTAGAAAAAAGAATGCGTTTTGGATTAGCGGTTACCGCTAAAGTCGCTGACACCATTGATAAGTATGCGGAACGTCCATTTTTGATGGGGTATAGGCAATCTCCAGAGGAATCAACTACCCCAGGCATCACATTGTCAGATTCATTAGCTTTTGTAAAAAGGTTGGTTGCGCTACCGATAGACTATTTACATTTGTCACTAAAGGATGCTTTTCAAAAACCTTTTCGTGATGCAAAAGCTGCCAAAAAAATAACGGCTTATTACACGGAAGTTTTACCTAATGATGTACCATTAATGGTAGCAGGACTTATTAAACAACCTATGCAGGTCGAGTCATTACTCGATGAAGGAGTCACCTTTGCGGCTATGGGCAGAGCGCTGATTGCTGACCCAAATTGGGTTCAGAAAGTAAAATTGAATGATGAGAAGTCTATTAGGTACGCTGTTTCTCCAGCTGATTTTGATTTATTAGGAGTACCCCAGCCATTAAAAAAATGGCTATTGACTCGTTTTAAAAATGGCTTCCCAATAACAACGGACATAGAATTTGATCCAAAGGCACCCTGGAAATACTATAAAAGTACGCCAATTCAGCCTAGAAAACAGATTGATCCAACAAAATTAATGACTTTGAAGAAAAAGGGTTGA
- a CDS encoding LysM peptidoglycan-binding domain-containing protein, producing the protein MFNIKKTLTIAAGVAGALAFGGAHASADTTDYVVQSGDTLNKISAKYNVSVDKIAAQNNISNVNWIVAGQHLSFATDNNTAAPAQPAAPAQPAAPAQPAAPAQPAAPAQPAAPAQPAAPAQPATQAQPVATMSSSETDALNALIARESSGNVNATNGQYYGLGQLSAQARSIYGGNSADYNDQLNAMKAYISARYGNAVNALSHSNSTGWY; encoded by the coding sequence ATGTTTAACATCAAGAAGACTTTGACAATCGCTGCCGGTGTTGCCGGTGCTTTAGCGTTCGGAGGAGCCCATGCTAGTGCCGATACAACAGACTATGTTGTTCAATCAGGTGACACATTAAATAAAATTTCAGCAAAGTACAATGTTTCAGTTGATAAAATTGCTGCTCAAAACAACATCTCAAATGTTAACTGGATCGTTGCAGGCCAACATTTGAGCTTTGCTACAGATAATAACACTGCAGCGCCAGCACAACCTGCAGCGCCAGCACAACCTGCAGCGCCAGCACAACCTGCAGCGCCAGCACAACCTGCAGCGCCAGCACAACCTGCAGCGCCAGCACAACCTGCAGCGCCAGCACAACCTGCAACACAAGCACAACCTGTAGCGACAATGTCATCATCAGAAACAGATGCTTTGAATGCATTGATTGCACGCGAATCAAGTGGAAATGTTAATGCTACTAACGGTCAATATTATGGCTTGGGTCAATTATCTGCACAAGCACGTTCTATTTACGGTGGTAACAGTGCTGATTACAATGATCAATTAAATGCTATGAAGGCATACATCTCAGCCCGTTATGGTAATGCTGTGAATGCTTTGTCACATTCAAATTCTACTGGTTGGTATTAA
- a CDS encoding AI-2E family transporter, with product MIPNSKYKNIFFWTIELLALSLLILIVSRFDFLMKPISVFISTVFVPLIVAGFLYYVLKPILTLLKKITVKGHKIPHQLAVIITFVLFLAVIAGSLILLIPTLVAEITNLITALPEFAQNVQRFVTELLQSKWLTNLNLSIDTNEVKSAVGKYSASFLTVTAGTLGSAVSMVTSVTINVVTIPVVLFYMLSDGDRFLPAIQKLFPARFADNVKKLTIKMDKTIERYISGQAIEMLFVGVAMAVGYLIIGEPYAWLLAVIAGITNIVPYIGPWIGVIPALIIASTQSWKQMLLVMIVMMVVQQLDGNFIYPNVIGKSLQIHPLTIMILLMVAGNLWGIFGMILIVPMYAVVRTVVKFAIEMRQLTKETLE from the coding sequence ATGATACCGAATTCTAAATACAAAAATATATTTTTTTGGACGATTGAATTATTAGCGCTATCGCTCTTAATTTTGATTGTTTCCCGATTTGATTTTCTAATGAAGCCAATTTCAGTGTTTATTTCTACAGTTTTCGTACCATTGATTGTCGCCGGCTTTTTGTACTATGTTTTGAAACCAATTTTGACACTCCTAAAGAAAATTACAGTTAAAGGACATAAAATACCGCATCAATTGGCTGTTATAATTACTTTCGTGTTGTTTCTAGCTGTGATAGCAGGTTCCTTGATTTTATTAATACCAACTCTAGTTGCAGAAATTACGAATTTAATTACAGCATTGCCTGAATTTGCACAAAATGTACAACGCTTTGTCACAGAGTTACTACAAAGTAAGTGGTTAACGAATTTAAATTTATCAATTGATACGAATGAAGTAAAAAGTGCGGTTGGGAAGTATTCGGCTTCTTTTTTAACTGTTACGGCCGGTACATTAGGTAGTGCTGTCTCGATGGTTACTTCGGTCACGATTAATGTCGTGACTATTCCAGTCGTCTTATTTTATATGCTAAGTGACGGTGATCGCTTTTTGCCAGCAATCCAGAAGCTTTTTCCAGCTCGTTTTGCTGATAATGTTAAGAAATTGACAATTAAAATGGATAAAACCATTGAAAGATATATATCAGGGCAAGCTATTGAGATGTTGTTTGTCGGTGTGGCTATGGCTGTAGGTTATTTGATTATTGGTGAACCATACGCATGGTTGCTGGCTGTGATTGCTGGTATTACTAACATTGTGCCGTACATTGGCCCTTGGATTGGGGTTATCCCAGCATTAATTATTGCTAGTACACAATCATGGAAACAAATGTTGTTGGTAATGATTGTAATGATGGTTGTTCAGCAATTGGATGGGAACTTTATTTATCCAAATGTTATTGGAAAATCATTGCAAATCCATCCATTAACAATTATGATTCTTTTGATGGTAGCTGGTAATCTTTGGGGCATTTTTGGCATGATATTGATTGTACCGATGTATGCGGTTGTTCGAACTGTTGTTAAATTTGCCATTGAGATGCGTCAATTGACTAAGGAAACGTTAGAATAG
- the proC gene encoding pyrroline-5-carboxylate reductase, which produces MNYGFIGAGNMATAMIKGLIHAGIASKSIYVSSPHSAAKLAEKLHIQAADPETITKACDIVIIAFLPNQLHTMSNSLNLDGKIVISVLAQVTVADLDKAFPTAFNVRSLPNINSAIGQGSTALAFSNRLNEHQIEVVQNYWHLLGTTSVLDEQHFAIFSAIAGSGPAFVLKFIDALTQAGINNGLDSESAATIAASTVAGTTETLQNSNRDAVTLMNNVASPGGSTRAGLDDFEKNNFDAIVNSAIAATVNHKHA; this is translated from the coding sequence ATGAATTATGGTTTCATTGGTGCTGGTAACATGGCTACTGCGATGATTAAAGGATTAATCCACGCAGGTATTGCCAGCAAGAGTATTTATGTTTCCTCTCCACACAGTGCGGCTAAATTGGCAGAAAAGTTACATATCCAAGCAGCCGACCCAGAAACAATCACCAAAGCGTGTGATATTGTCATCATCGCTTTTTTACCTAACCAACTACACACGATGAGTAATTCTTTGAACCTAGACGGTAAAATTGTTATCTCAGTACTCGCGCAAGTAACGGTTGCGGATCTTGATAAGGCGTTCCCAACAGCTTTCAATGTGCGTTCATTACCTAATATTAACTCAGCAATTGGTCAAGGAAGTACCGCTTTAGCATTTTCAAACCGCTTAAACGAACACCAAATAGAAGTTGTGCAAAATTACTGGCATTTGTTAGGTACTACTAGCGTCCTTGATGAACAACATTTTGCTATCTTTTCAGCAATTGCGGGTTCAGGCCCTGCATTTGTCCTCAAGTTTATCGATGCTTTAACTCAAGCCGGAATCAACAACGGATTAGATAGCGAAAGTGCAGCAACTATCGCTGCTTCAACTGTTGCTGGTACAACTGAAACTCTGCAAAACTCAAATCGTGATGCAGTGACATTAATGAACAACGTTGCTTCTCCAGGTGGATCTACTCGTGCTGGTTTGGATGATTTTGAAAAAAATAACTTCGATGCTATTGTGAATTCAGCCATAGCAGCTACTGTTAATCATAAACATGCTTAA
- the mutY gene encoding A/G-specific adenine glycosylase, protein METWNEKTIKEFRKTLLNWYDKEGRVHLPWRVNHDPYRVLVSEIMLQQTRVDTVIPYFDRFMASLPTVDDLATAPEDVVLKLWEGLGYYSRARNLQKAAQFVVNELHGHWPESSDDLQSLPGVGPYTAAAIASISFNEVVPAVDGNQYRVFSRLLKIDADIADAKSRKIFYDIIAPIVDPARPGDFNQAIMDLGSSYMTAKNPDSLYSPVREFNAAFRDGVEDQYPVKTKKQRPVKQLFMASVFEKDGKLLFEKRPDSGLLAGFWTFPLTQIESMESITGQQLNIKPVTHIFTHRRWEIWLVKQETAVLNDNQQYFSSDEWTALSLPKVQHKLLEKLYDTEF, encoded by the coding sequence ATGGAAACTTGGAATGAAAAAACAATTAAAGAATTTCGTAAAACATTGCTCAATTGGTATGATAAAGAAGGACGAGTGCACTTGCCATGGCGTGTGAATCATGATCCCTATCGTGTTTTAGTTTCAGAAATTATGCTGCAACAGACACGCGTAGATACAGTTATTCCGTATTTTGATCGTTTTATGGCATCGTTACCAACGGTGGATGATTTAGCAACCGCACCAGAAGATGTCGTACTCAAATTATGGGAAGGGTTAGGCTACTATTCGAGAGCACGAAACTTACAAAAGGCGGCACAATTTGTTGTCAATGAATTGCATGGGCACTGGCCAGAGAGTAGTGATGATCTGCAAAGCTTACCTGGAGTGGGCCCATATACAGCTGCAGCCATTGCGTCAATAAGTTTCAATGAAGTAGTTCCGGCAGTTGATGGCAACCAATATCGAGTTTTTAGTAGACTACTTAAAATTGATGCTGATATTGCTGATGCAAAATCACGCAAGATATTTTATGATATTATTGCGCCGATTGTCGATCCGGCAAGACCAGGGGACTTTAATCAGGCAATTATGGATTTGGGGTCAAGTTATATGACGGCCAAAAACCCGGACAGTTTGTATTCACCAGTACGCGAATTTAATGCGGCTTTTCGAGATGGTGTTGAGGATCAATATCCTGTTAAAACCAAGAAGCAACGACCAGTAAAACAGTTGTTTATGGCGTCAGTTTTTGAAAAAGATGGTAAGTTATTATTTGAAAAAAGACCGGATAGCGGTTTATTAGCTGGATTTTGGACATTTCCACTAACACAAATTGAAAGTATGGAATCTATTACGGGTCAACAATTAAATATTAAGCCCGTAACACATATTTTTACGCATCGTCGATGGGAAATTTGGTTAGTAAAGCAAGAGACAGCTGTGTTAAATGATAACCAACAATATTTTAGCTCTGATGAGTGGACGGCGTTAAGTTTACCAAAGGTACAACATAAATTATTGGAGAAATTATATGATACCGAATTCTAA
- the phnE gene encoding phosphonate ABC transporter, permease protein PhnE, translating to MRWYDTLFKPKKFTLANGKTVNQKFTRAPLILLLLLVVLIISIVVTGFSLPTLFTNFTQFWMVFADLFPPKWSYFPSVWQPLLDTIKMSFFGSFFGALCALPLAILSANNVTNSRVINLVARFVLTIMRTLPTLVAALIATYIFGLGTFAGTVAIFIFSMSFVGKQLFEYIETVNMGAYEALIATGANPSRAFVTTIFPQILPTYLSTSLFAFEGNVRYAAILGYVGAGGIGMILNQKIGWREFQSVGMILVSLFAAVVLIETLSQQLRKYLS from the coding sequence ATGAGGTGGTATGATACACTATTTAAACCTAAAAAATTCACTTTAGCTAATGGTAAAACAGTTAACCAAAAGTTCACGAGAGCACCGTTAATTCTATTGCTGTTATTGGTGGTTCTGATTATTTCTATAGTTGTGACTGGTTTTAGTTTACCAACATTATTTACTAATTTTACTCAATTTTGGATGGTTTTTGCTGACTTATTTCCACCTAAGTGGTCATACTTTCCGTCAGTATGGCAACCATTACTTGATACAATAAAAATGTCATTCTTTGGATCATTTTTTGGTGCATTATGTGCTTTACCTTTAGCCATTTTATCTGCAAATAATGTGACAAATAGTAGAGTTATTAATTTAGTGGCTCGCTTTGTTTTGACCATTATGCGAACTTTACCAACACTCGTTGCGGCATTAATTGCAACATATATCTTCGGGTTAGGTACATTTGCAGGTACTGTAGCAATTTTTATATTCAGTATGTCTTTTGTTGGTAAGCAACTTTTTGAGTATATTGAAACTGTTAATATGGGCGCCTACGAAGCACTAATTGCTACTGGTGCTAATCCTTCGCGTGCTTTTGTAACAACAATTTTCCCACAAATATTGCCAACATACTTATCCACTTCGCTATTTGCTTTTGAAGGGAACGTTCGTTATGCTGCAATTTTGGGGTATGTAGGTGCTGGTGGTATTGGTATGATTTTAAATCAAAAAATTGGTTGGCGTGAATTTCAAAGTGTTGGCATGATTTTGGTATCACTATTTGCAGCAGTTGTTCTCATTGAAACATTGAGTCAACAATTAAGAAAATACTTGAGTTGA
- the phnE gene encoding phosphonate ABC transporter, permease protein PhnE encodes MNKKLEDVLLTQPKRAKYYITAAVLVLAMLIWSSSALNQMHVTSKGLSIGWNILEGIITPDTTLLFGGGDSGVAYLILQTISIAFLGTIVGAFIAVPLSFISATNIVPKPIVVITRFIIMAIRTVPSLVYGLMFIRVTGPGPFAGVMTLAVVSIGMISKLFIETIEDLDSGILESLDAAGSTLFQKIRYGVLPQLSSDFISILAYRFDMNLREATILGLVGAGGIGAPMIFAMSGYEWHKVGAILIGLFILIFVIEYLSDKLRQYLLHG; translated from the coding sequence ATGAATAAGAAACTAGAAGATGTTCTACTAACACAACCCAAAAGAGCAAAGTACTATATTACTGCAGCAGTGCTTGTATTGGCCATGTTGATTTGGTCTTCTTCAGCATTAAATCAAATGCATGTAACGTCCAAAGGGTTAAGCATAGGTTGGAATATACTGGAAGGTATCATCACACCCGATACTACACTGTTATTTGGTGGGGGTGATAGTGGTGTAGCTTACCTAATATTACAAACTATTTCAATTGCCTTTTTAGGTACCATTGTTGGTGCGTTTATTGCAGTGCCATTATCATTTATTTCTGCTACAAATATTGTTCCAAAGCCAATTGTGGTTATTACACGATTTATCATTATGGCCATCAGAACAGTACCTTCATTGGTCTATGGTCTGATGTTTATTAGAGTAACTGGTCCGGGCCCATTTGCTGGTGTAATGACTTTAGCAGTCGTTTCTATTGGTATGATTTCTAAGCTATTTATTGAGACGATTGAAGATTTAGATTCAGGTATTTTAGAATCATTAGACGCAGCAGGTAGTACACTTTTCCAAAAAATTCGTTATGGTGTGCTTCCCCAGTTGAGCTCGGATTTTATTTCTATTTTAGCGTACCGTTTTGATATGAACTTGCGTGAAGCCACTATTTTAGGATTAGTCGGTGCTGGTGGTATTGGTGCACCAATGATTTTTGCGATGAGCGGATACGAATGGCATAAAGTCGGTGCAATACTTATTGGATTATTTATTTTAATTTTTGTGATTGAATATCTATCTGATAAGTTACGTCAATATTTATTACATGGTTAA